The proteins below come from a single Halomonas binhaiensis genomic window:
- the pilM gene encoding pilus assembly protein PilM, translating to MIWPTSFRARLGVDISPDAIRFMELAPRWPGWRPRASRFVVRDYAVMPLPEGCIVEGRIRQSSALIALLRKGVERFAPRSLRVITALPSSTTSSNVMYCPAHLNGDGIAAFIEWNSDTQLPFPFPESAYDFYCLDARPENGRQEVLLVACHRQFIEQLAEVLECAGLQVAAIDAEGPLMRRVEEVLYKAGKEEDRAALGELLSFSPGLDGNALLAESAAWMRAFGLALGGSGINLLPWRDVDRTKRTRRFWIGLVAMTMLSVGIGMAVSHELEQRLARLTEAEHAMSPQSGAGSPERLASPEEERFLQQRIAALQELLSQLQLRRATSVAIFNALAASLVPGVRYQVCQRQGDHLELAGMAQNNTQLMEQLRLLGQQPLFTKVALTSVTDTEGQQHFSLAIHLFPESLNGGQGG from the coding sequence ATGATCTGGCCTACCTCATTCAGGGCGCGGCTTGGCGTCGACATTTCTCCTGATGCTATCAGGTTCATGGAGCTGGCGCCGCGCTGGCCAGGGTGGCGACCCCGAGCCTCGCGTTTTGTGGTGCGTGACTATGCCGTCATGCCTTTGCCCGAAGGCTGCATCGTCGAGGGGCGTATACGTCAATCGAGTGCGCTCATCGCCTTGCTACGTAAAGGCGTGGAGCGCTTTGCACCCCGTTCTCTTCGTGTCATCACCGCGCTGCCGAGCAGTACCACCTCTTCGAACGTGATGTACTGCCCCGCCCACTTGAACGGTGATGGCATCGCTGCCTTCATTGAATGGAACTCCGACACGCAGCTTCCCTTTCCGTTCCCTGAATCGGCATATGACTTTTACTGTCTCGATGCTCGTCCAGAAAATGGTCGTCAGGAGGTGTTGCTGGTGGCCTGCCATCGACAGTTCATCGAGCAGCTGGCCGAAGTGCTGGAGTGTGCTGGTTTGCAAGTAGCAGCGATCGACGCAGAAGGCCCGCTGATGCGGCGAGTCGAGGAGGTATTGTACAAGGCAGGCAAGGAGGAGGACAGGGCTGCCCTGGGGGAACTCTTGTCCTTTTCTCCCGGGCTTGATGGCAATGCCCTCCTGGCAGAGTCCGCTGCCTGGATGAGGGCTTTTGGCCTTGCCCTGGGGGGCTCGGGAATCAACCTGTTGCCGTGGAGAGATGTCGATAGAACGAAGCGTACGCGGCGTTTCTGGATAGGGCTGGTCGCGATGACCATGCTGAGTGTCGGCATAGGGATGGCGGTATCTCATGAGCTTGAGCAGCGCCTGGCAAGGCTGACAGAGGCTGAACACGCGATGTCGCCGCAAAGTGGGGCCGGCTCGCCAGAGAGGCTGGCCTCCCCAGAGGAAGAAAGATTCCTCCAGCAGCGGATTGCTGCATTGCAAGAGCTTCTTTCTCAGTTGCAGCTCAGGCGAGCGACCTCCGTTGCAATCTTCAATGCCTTGGCCGCCAGCCTGGTGCCGGGAGTCCGTTATCAAGTGTGTCAGCGTCAGGGCGATCATCTTGAGCTGGCTGGCATGGCTCAGAACAATACTCAGTTGATGGAACAGCTGCGGCTTTTGGGCCAGCAACCTCTGTTCACGAAAGTCGCCCTGACGAGTGTCACGGATACGGAAGGGCAGCAGCATTTCAGTCTGGCTATCCACTTGTTTCCAGAATCTCTGAACGGCGGTCAAGGCGGATGA
- a CDS encoding pilus assembly protein PilP produces MTLAHEWQRLKECDWRSLELSEAGSWPWVLRGLLVVVVLALVLGTVLWVDVVPLYGQLESARQKQDRLAQGQSEAQLHREQLQFELRVLERQLVELMVGELRPQADAIPVASKSSRLFLAEVSQLAQQYHLAIDTMSLGAPDTQEQQLDMSLQVDTQAFSLSVRGGFHDLAGFVAGLTRLSGMPSLDDFTVEGEGDALRLSAEGHAYHLAGPYSVTEFVSTVGNSSTAEAFSVAEGSSTAEAFSVAEGSYTAEGSLPIERPSHFLPLAYRYADRPSPFGVFRPSGESSPVSMTLQDYPPASISLVGTLVQGERRWALVSTPDKKVWRVKVGDSLGRGANQARVMEIGKAYLHLKGDLFDQQLDLK; encoded by the coding sequence ATGACTCTGGCTCATGAATGGCAGCGTCTGAAGGAGTGCGACTGGCGTTCACTCGAGCTGAGCGAGGCTGGCTCATGGCCGTGGGTGTTACGTGGGCTGCTGGTGGTCGTCGTGTTGGCTCTGGTGCTGGGCACCGTCCTGTGGGTTGACGTCGTTCCGTTATATGGCCAGCTCGAATCTGCACGCCAGAAGCAAGATAGGCTTGCTCAGGGGCAGTCTGAGGCGCAACTACACCGCGAGCAGTTGCAATTTGAGTTGCGGGTTCTTGAGCGACAACTGGTCGAGTTGATGGTAGGGGAGTTGCGCCCCCAGGCCGATGCAATTCCCGTTGCGAGCAAGTCCTCAAGGCTTTTTCTGGCGGAGGTCTCCCAGCTTGCACAGCAGTATCACCTGGCCATTGACACCATGAGCCTGGGAGCGCCCGACACTCAGGAACAGCAACTGGACATGTCTTTGCAGGTGGATACTCAGGCATTCAGCTTGAGTGTTCGGGGTGGGTTTCATGATCTGGCGGGTTTTGTTGCCGGGCTCACGCGCTTGTCGGGTATGCCCAGTCTTGATGATTTCACGGTGGAAGGTGAAGGGGATGCATTGCGGCTCTCCGCTGAAGGGCATGCATACCACCTTGCCGGTCCTTATTCTGTCACCGAGTTTGTTTCGACTGTCGGAAATTCTTCCACCGCTGAGGCTTTTTCTGTCGCTGAAGGCTCTTCCACCGCTGAGGCTTTTTCTGTCGCTGAAGGCTCTTACACCGCTGAGGGCTCTCTGCCCATAGAGCGCCCCTCCCATTTTCTCCCCTTGGCGTATCGCTATGCTGACAGGCCCAGCCCTTTTGGTGTGTTTCGCCCATCAGGCGAGTCCTCGCCCGTATCCATGACGTTACAGGATTATCCGCCCGCATCTATATCGCTGGTCGGTACCCTGGTCCAGGGGGAGCGGCGTTGGGCGCTGGTCAGTACGCCAGACAAGAAGGTTTGGCGAGTCAAGGTGGGGGACAGCCTGGGGCGTGGGGCGAATCAGGCCAGGGTCATGGAAATAGGGAAAGCATACCTGCACTTGAAAGGTGATCTGTTCGATCAGCAGTTGGACTTGAAGTAA